A portion of the Vulpes vulpes isolate BD-2025 chromosome 5, VulVul3, whole genome shotgun sequence genome contains these proteins:
- the SLAMF7 gene encoding SLAM family member 7 isoform X4, producing the protein MLVPPAHFTIFFLLFQLTEHLSKPKVTMGLQNKENGTCVTNLTCFVDQGGEDVTYSWESLGQAANESYNGSILPISWRLGKGGMTFICVARNPISSNSSNPVFAWKLCEGAADDSESSVVLYFLGALLFMLTAFTLVPVILFMRRERRKESIEEKKGMDTHQEILNYYPPSGETPVYDTISCVNNCIPEENSANTLYFSVQIPPKMEKPHSPPTSPDTPKSFAYENVI; encoded by the exons ATGCTTGTTCCCCCAGCGCACTtcaccattttctttctcctcttccagcTCACAG AGCACCTATCAAAGCCCAAGGTTACCATGGGTCTGCAGAACAAAGAGAATGGCACCTGTGTGACTAATTTGACCTGCTTCGTGGACCAGGGAGGAGAGGATGTGACCTACAGCTGGGAGTCCCTGGGGCAGGCAGCCAATGAGTCCTATAATGGTTCCATCCTCCCCAtatcctggaggctgggaaaagGGGGCATGACCTTCATCTGCGTGGCCAGGAACCCCATCAGCAGCAATTCTTCAAATCCTGTCTTTGCCTGGAAGCTCTGTGAAG GTGCTGCTGATGACTCCGAATCCTCCGTGGTCCTGTACTTCCTGGGGGCGTTGCTCTTCATGCTCACTGCCTTTACCCTGGTGCCAGTTATTCTGTTTATgcggagagaaagaagaaaag AGTCCATTgaagagaagaagggaatggATACTCATCAGGAAATTCTTAACTACTATCCCCCTTCTGGAGAGACCCCAGTGTATGACACAATCAGTTGTGTTAAT aactgTATTCCAGAAGAAAATTCTGCAAATACACTTTATTTCTCTGTGCAAATACCCCCAAAG ATGGAGAAACCCCACTCTCCCCCCACATCGCCAGACACACCAAAGTCATTTGCCTATGAGAACGTCATCTAA
- the SLAMF7 gene encoding SLAM family member 7 isoform X5: MGLQNKENGTCVTNLTCFVDQGGEDVTYSWESLGQAANESYNGSILPISWRLGKGGMTFICVARNPISSNSSNPVFAWKLCEGAADDSESSVVLYFLGALLFMLTAFTLVPVILFMRRERRKESIEEKKGMDTHQEILNYYPPSGETPVYDTISCVNNCIPEENSANTLYFSVQIPPKMEKPHSPPTSPDTPKSFAYENVI, encoded by the exons ATGGGTCTGCAGAACAAAGAGAATGGCACCTGTGTGACTAATTTGACCTGCTTCGTGGACCAGGGAGGAGAGGATGTGACCTACAGCTGGGAGTCCCTGGGGCAGGCAGCCAATGAGTCCTATAATGGTTCCATCCTCCCCAtatcctggaggctgggaaaagGGGGCATGACCTTCATCTGCGTGGCCAGGAACCCCATCAGCAGCAATTCTTCAAATCCTGTCTTTGCCTGGAAGCTCTGTGAAG GTGCTGCTGATGACTCCGAATCCTCCGTGGTCCTGTACTTCCTGGGGGCGTTGCTCTTCATGCTCACTGCCTTTACCCTGGTGCCAGTTATTCTGTTTATgcggagagaaagaagaaaag AGTCCATTgaagagaagaagggaatggATACTCATCAGGAAATTCTTAACTACTATCCCCCTTCTGGAGAGACCCCAGTGTATGACACAATCAGTTGTGTTAAT aactgTATTCCAGAAGAAAATTCTGCAAATACACTTTATTTCTCTGTGCAAATACCCCCAAAG ATGGAGAAACCCCACTCTCCCCCCACATCGCCAGACACACCAAAGTCATTTGCCTATGAGAACGTCATCTAA
- the SLAMF7 gene encoding SLAM family member 7 isoform X1, with protein MLVPPAHFTIFFLLFQLTGPVTSGALKELVGDLGGSVTFPLKLPGIQIDSIVWIFNTTPLITIQPRTPDRQANVIVTHSHNKKRVDFLHGNYSLKLSKLNKSDSGDYHVVIYSSSFKEPFIQRYGLRVYEHLSKPKVTMGLQNKENGTCVTNLTCFVDQGGEDVTYSWESLGQAANESYNGSILPISWRLGKGGMTFICVARNPISSNSSNPVFAWKLCEGAADDSESSVVLYFLGALLFMLTAFTLVPVILFMRRERRKESIEEKKGMDTHQEILNYYPPSGETPVYDTISCVNNCIPEENSANTLYFSVQIPPKMEKPHSPPTSPDTPKSFAYENVI; from the exons ATGCTTGTTCCCCCAGCGCACTtcaccattttctttctcctcttccagcTCACAG GGCCAGTAACCTCTGGAGCTCTGAAGGAGCTAGTTGGTGACCTTGGTGGGTCTGTGACTTTCCCTCTGAAGCTCCCAGGAATTCAGATTGACAGCATTGTCTGGATCTTCAACACAACCCCCCTCATCACCATACAACCAAGAACGCCAGACAGACAAGCCAATGTCATAGTGACCCACAGTCATAATAAGAAAAGGGTGGATTTCCTACATGGAAACTACTCCCTGAAGCTCAGCAAACTGAATAAGAGTGACTCGGGTGACTACCACGTGGTGATATACAGCTCTTCCTTCAAAGAGCCCTTCATCCAGCGGTATGGGCTGCGTGTCTATG AGCACCTATCAAAGCCCAAGGTTACCATGGGTCTGCAGAACAAAGAGAATGGCACCTGTGTGACTAATTTGACCTGCTTCGTGGACCAGGGAGGAGAGGATGTGACCTACAGCTGGGAGTCCCTGGGGCAGGCAGCCAATGAGTCCTATAATGGTTCCATCCTCCCCAtatcctggaggctgggaaaagGGGGCATGACCTTCATCTGCGTGGCCAGGAACCCCATCAGCAGCAATTCTTCAAATCCTGTCTTTGCCTGGAAGCTCTGTGAAG GTGCTGCTGATGACTCCGAATCCTCCGTGGTCCTGTACTTCCTGGGGGCGTTGCTCTTCATGCTCACTGCCTTTACCCTGGTGCCAGTTATTCTGTTTATgcggagagaaagaagaaaag AGTCCATTgaagagaagaagggaatggATACTCATCAGGAAATTCTTAACTACTATCCCCCTTCTGGAGAGACCCCAGTGTATGACACAATCAGTTGTGTTAAT aactgTATTCCAGAAGAAAATTCTGCAAATACACTTTATTTCTCTGTGCAAATACCCCCAAAG ATGGAGAAACCCCACTCTCCCCCCACATCGCCAGACACACCAAAGTCATTTGCCTATGAGAACGTCATCTAA
- the SLAMF7 gene encoding SLAM family member 7 isoform X2: MEARGSPAPAPSTSKGPVTSGALKELVGDLGGSVTFPLKLPGIQIDSIVWIFNTTPLITIQPRTPDRQANVIVTHSHNKKRVDFLHGNYSLKLSKLNKSDSGDYHVVIYSSSFKEPFIQRYGLRVYEHLSKPKVTMGLQNKENGTCVTNLTCFVDQGGEDVTYSWESLGQAANESYNGSILPISWRLGKGGMTFICVARNPISSNSSNPVFAWKLCEGAADDSESSVVLYFLGALLFMLTAFTLVPVILFMRRERRKESIEEKKGMDTHQEILNYYPPSGETPVYDTISCVNNCIPEENSANTLYFSVQIPPKMEKPHSPPTSPDTPKSFAYENVI, translated from the exons ATGGAAGCCAGAGGGTCTCCTGCTCCAGCTCCCTCCACCTCCAAAG GGCCAGTAACCTCTGGAGCTCTGAAGGAGCTAGTTGGTGACCTTGGTGGGTCTGTGACTTTCCCTCTGAAGCTCCCAGGAATTCAGATTGACAGCATTGTCTGGATCTTCAACACAACCCCCCTCATCACCATACAACCAAGAACGCCAGACAGACAAGCCAATGTCATAGTGACCCACAGTCATAATAAGAAAAGGGTGGATTTCCTACATGGAAACTACTCCCTGAAGCTCAGCAAACTGAATAAGAGTGACTCGGGTGACTACCACGTGGTGATATACAGCTCTTCCTTCAAAGAGCCCTTCATCCAGCGGTATGGGCTGCGTGTCTATG AGCACCTATCAAAGCCCAAGGTTACCATGGGTCTGCAGAACAAAGAGAATGGCACCTGTGTGACTAATTTGACCTGCTTCGTGGACCAGGGAGGAGAGGATGTGACCTACAGCTGGGAGTCCCTGGGGCAGGCAGCCAATGAGTCCTATAATGGTTCCATCCTCCCCAtatcctggaggctgggaaaagGGGGCATGACCTTCATCTGCGTGGCCAGGAACCCCATCAGCAGCAATTCTTCAAATCCTGTCTTTGCCTGGAAGCTCTGTGAAG GTGCTGCTGATGACTCCGAATCCTCCGTGGTCCTGTACTTCCTGGGGGCGTTGCTCTTCATGCTCACTGCCTTTACCCTGGTGCCAGTTATTCTGTTTATgcggagagaaagaagaaaag AGTCCATTgaagagaagaagggaatggATACTCATCAGGAAATTCTTAACTACTATCCCCCTTCTGGAGAGACCCCAGTGTATGACACAATCAGTTGTGTTAAT aactgTATTCCAGAAGAAAATTCTGCAAATACACTTTATTTCTCTGTGCAAATACCCCCAAAG ATGGAGAAACCCCACTCTCCCCCCACATCGCCAGACACACCAAAGTCATTTGCCTATGAGAACGTCATCTAA
- the SLAMF7 gene encoding SLAM family member 7 isoform X3: MLVPPAHFTIFFLLFQLTGPVTSGALKELVGDLGGSVTFPLKLPGIQIDSIVWIFNTTPLITIQPRTPDRQANVIVTHSHNKKRVDFLHGNYSLKLSKLNKSDSGDYHVVIYSSSFKEPFIQRYGLRVYEHLSKPKVTMGLQNKENGTCVTNLTCFVDQGGEDVTYSWESLGQAANESYNGSILPISWRLGKGGMTFICVARNPISSNSSNPVFAWKLCEGAADDSESSVVLYFLGALLFMLTAFTLVPVILFMRRERRKELYSRRKFCKYTLFLCANTPKDGETPLSPHIARHTKVICL; encoded by the exons ATGCTTGTTCCCCCAGCGCACTtcaccattttctttctcctcttccagcTCACAG GGCCAGTAACCTCTGGAGCTCTGAAGGAGCTAGTTGGTGACCTTGGTGGGTCTGTGACTTTCCCTCTGAAGCTCCCAGGAATTCAGATTGACAGCATTGTCTGGATCTTCAACACAACCCCCCTCATCACCATACAACCAAGAACGCCAGACAGACAAGCCAATGTCATAGTGACCCACAGTCATAATAAGAAAAGGGTGGATTTCCTACATGGAAACTACTCCCTGAAGCTCAGCAAACTGAATAAGAGTGACTCGGGTGACTACCACGTGGTGATATACAGCTCTTCCTTCAAAGAGCCCTTCATCCAGCGGTATGGGCTGCGTGTCTATG AGCACCTATCAAAGCCCAAGGTTACCATGGGTCTGCAGAACAAAGAGAATGGCACCTGTGTGACTAATTTGACCTGCTTCGTGGACCAGGGAGGAGAGGATGTGACCTACAGCTGGGAGTCCCTGGGGCAGGCAGCCAATGAGTCCTATAATGGTTCCATCCTCCCCAtatcctggaggctgggaaaagGGGGCATGACCTTCATCTGCGTGGCCAGGAACCCCATCAGCAGCAATTCTTCAAATCCTGTCTTTGCCTGGAAGCTCTGTGAAG GTGCTGCTGATGACTCCGAATCCTCCGTGGTCCTGTACTTCCTGGGGGCGTTGCTCTTCATGCTCACTGCCTTTACCCTGGTGCCAGTTATTCTGTTTATgcggagagaaagaagaaaag aactgTATTCCAGAAGAAAATTCTGCAAATACACTTTATTTCTCTGTGCAAATACCCCCAAAG ATGGAGAAACCCCACTCTCCCCCCACATCGCCAGACACACCAAAGTCATTTGCCTATGA